One window of the Colletotrichum destructivum chromosome 4, complete sequence genome contains the following:
- a CDS encoding Putative Zinc finger C2H2-type, translating into MELMELVENEPTARPFQCDWQSCNKSFNRKSDLQRHYRIHTNERPYSCTTPGCGKSFIQRSALTVHIRTHTGEKPHQCQHIGCGKRFSDSSSLARHRRIHTGKRPYKCAHDGCLKSFCRKTTMVKHQRRSHQRGHVGDMLDDCTSDSDSGESPSTPKHANMQWPPHPQGVMAMNHPPGMGHAMSRAASFNEYGQHMNGYQMQQQQQQQYGAHRHSLSGGPHEFHGQSVHEQQHSAVMLQRTASMPQPPYFVTEQGNPGVATMNTNMYAQVPRQQQQQVDIPYSAPGMNQSIQSSPSSFSAASGRSPSTQEGFYTHQPTQAATYALHHASPVVEQQPGMVPYQHQQMQQQIHTPQPIPTQAPQPPPQQQQQVSQYASPTPQGQPEEYWNSVPYQAPVEVATIGQLPTYGSSVYDPWGGPKIEFEDPSMQLPSARIENL; encoded by the exons ATGGAACTCATGGAACTCGTCGAGAACGAGCCTACCGCTCGCCCCTTCCAGTGCGACTGGCAGTCGTGCAACAAG AGCTTCAACAGAAAGTCTGATTTGCAGAGACACTACCGCATCCACACCAACGAGCGCCCCTACTCTTGCACGACGCCCGGCTGTGGCAAGAGCTTCATCCAAAGGAGCGCTCTCACTGTCCACATCCGAACCCATACAGGAGAGAAGCCTCACCAATGCCAGCACATTGGCTGCGGCAAGCGATTCTCTGAT TCTTCGAGTCTGGCCAGGCATCGCCGCATCCACACCGGCAAACGCCCGTACAAGTGCGCCCACGATGGATGCCTCAAGAG CTTCTGCCGCAAGACGACCATGGTCAAGCACCAAAGACGTTCTCACCAAAGGGGGCACGTCGGCGACATGTTGGACGACTGCACCTCGGATTCGGACAGCGGCGAGTCGCCCTCAACCCCGAAGCACGCCAATATGCAATggcctcctcatccccaAGGCGTCATGGCCATGAACCACCCCCCCGGAATGGGCCACGCCATGAGCCGAGCCGCGTCTTTCAACGAATACGGCCAGCACATGAACGGATAtcagatgcagcagcagcagcaacagcaataCGGCGCGCATCGCCACAGCCTCTCGGGCGGCCCGCACGAATTCCACGGCCAGTCTGTCCACGAGCAGCAGCACTCTGCCGTCATGCTGCAGCGAACGGCCAGCATGCCCCAGCCGCCGTACTTTGTGACGGAGCAGGGCAACCCGGGCGTCGCTACCATGAACACGAACATGTACGCGCAAGTGCcccggcagcaacagcagcaggtcGATATTCCGTACTCTGCACCTGGTATGAACCAGTCCATCCAAAGCAGCCCGAGCAGCTTCTCGGCAGCATCGGGTAGGAGCCCATCCACTCAGGAAGGGTTTTATACTCACCAGCCAACCCAAGCAGCAACGTATGCCCTGCATCACGCCTcccccgtcgtcgagcagcaaCCGGGCATGGTCCCCtaccagcaccagcagatGCAACAGCAGATTCATACCCCGCAGCCGATCCCGACGCAGGCACCGCAGCCTCctccccagcagcagcagcaggtcagCCAGTACGCCTCACCGACGCCCCAGGGGCAGCCCGAGGAGTACTGGAACAGCGTTCCGTACCAGGCGCCGGTCGAGGTCGCCACCATCGGCCAGCTTCCCACCTACGGCTCAAGCGTCTACGATCCCTGGGGAGGCCCCAAGATCGAGTTCGAAGACCCTTCGATGCAGCTGCCTTCGGCACGGATCGAGAACCTATAG
- a CDS encoding Putative peptidase M41, AAA+ ATPase domain, ATPase, AAA-type, core, AAA ATPase, AAA+ lid, with amino-acid sequence MALRPAALALSATSPLLRRAVMQPATMQSVFRLASASALSARPVAVPFARAPGLGLALLQQRQQRLFGTNHPISRNLLASREAAANRNPGSATAQNAFYQLLLKANMPAIVIERYNSGRFARNEAVDQAYAQALGMQRTAAVGGLGGHDHLPSAFGNVGAVPGQEPSQQAPGNLSQAQLQAVGQALAARSRDSNMATAKVQGSGQTGPLHVIVDESFGGIVFRWVKFLLWFCLFTYFSLVAVTMLVEGLNLFKRPGGKVDSEAKAENQTTRFADVHGADEAKDELQELVDFLRNPEKFSTLGGKLPKGILMVGPPGTGKTLLARAVAGEAGVPFFYMSGSEFDEVYVGVGAKRVRDLFASAKSKSPAIIFIDELDAIGGRRNTRDAAYHKQTLNQLLTELDGFEQNSGVVIIAATNFPELLDKALTRPGRFDRHVTVPLPDVRGRIAILKYHAKKIKAAPGINFEAIASSTGGLSGAELENIVNQAAVRASRLKAAAVSMTDFEWAKDKVIMGAERKSMVIGEKEKEMTAYHEAGHALVSFYHESGPNKLYKVTILPRGQSLGHTAHLPEMDKYSYTTRDMKSLIETSLGGKLAEELVYGTDKVTTGVSSDLKNATNLAYQMVALYGMSARLGPVEYGERYDQLSGETKAIIESEVQRTLTESYEKVRVLLTEKRKELDLLAKALVEYETLDKNEVEKVIRGEKLVGRTPMPKGPMKVPASAAANIGQTIPPPFPSPPGPNGGSAAPPPPSPPPPASTEGIVPGPNQKS; translated from the exons ATGGCCTTACGCCCGGCAGCGCTGGCGCTGAGCGCGACCAGCCCACTCCTCCGGCGGGCGGTAATGCAGCCCGCGACGATGCAATCCGTCTTCCGGCTTGCCTCTGCATCCGCCTTGTCTGCTCGCCCCGTAGCCGTCCCCTTCGCGAGAGCTCCCGGTCTGGGACTTGCGCTCCTCcagcaacgccaacaacgccTCTTCGGAACGAACCACCCCATCTCGCGCAACCTCCTCGCCAGCCGTGAAGCAGCCGCGAACAGGAATCCCGGCAGCGCCACCGCCCAGAACGCCTTTTACCAGCTTCTCCTCAAGGCCAACATGCctgccatcgtcatcgagcGCTACAACTCTGGTCGGTTCGCGAGGAACGAGGCTGTGGATCAGGCATACGCCCAGGCACTCGGCATGCAGAGGACCGCCGCTGTCGGAGGTCTCGGGGGGCACGACCATCTGCCCTCCGCCTTTGGCAATGTCGGCGCTGTTCCCGGTCAGGAACCAAGCCAGCAGGCTCCCGGCAACCTGTCCCAGGCGCAGCTACAGGCTGTCGGCCAGGCGCTCGCCGCGAGATCGCGCGACTCCAACATGGCCACCGCCAAGGTGCAGGGCAGCGGTCAGACCGGTCCGCTCCATGTTATTGTCGATGAGTCGTTCGGTGGCATCGTCTTCCGCTGGGTCAAGTTTCTCCTCTGGTTCTGCCTCTTCACCTATTTTAGCTTGGTTGCCGTCACGATGCTGGTCGAGGGTCTCAACCTCTTCAAGCGacccggcggcaaggtcgacagcgaggccaaggccgagaaccaGACCACCCGCTTTGCCGACGTtcacggcgccgacgaggccaaaGACGAACTCCAGGAGCTGGTCGATTTCCTGCGCAACCCCGAAAAGTTCTCCACGCTCGGCGGAAAGCTCCCCAAGGGTATTCTCATGGTCGGACCCCCCGGTACCGGTAAAACTCTGTtggcccgcgccgtcgcaggcgaggccggcgtcccgTTCTTCTACATGTCCGGCAGCGAGTTCGACGAGGTCTACGTCGGTGTCGGTGCCAAGCGTGTCCGCGATCTCTTTGCGTcggccaagtccaagtctcccgccatcatcttcattgACGAGCTTGACGCCATTGGCGGACGTCGCAATACCAGGGATGCCGCTTACCACAAGCAGACGCTGAACCAGCTGCTGACGGAACTCGACGGTTTCGAGCAGAACAGTGGCGTTGTCATCATCGCTGCGACCAACTTTCCCGAACTTCTCGACAAGGCCTTGACCCGACCCGGACGTTTCGACCGCCACGTCACGGTCCCTCTGCCCGACGTCCGCGGCCGCATCGCAATCCTCAAGTACCACgccaagaagatcaaggctGCCCCCGGAATCAActtcgaggccatcgcctCCAGCACCGGCGGCCTTTCCGgtgccgagctcgagaacATTGTCAACCAGGCTGCCGTCCGAGCCAGTAggctcaaggccgccgccgtcagcatgACGGATTTCGAGtgggccaaggacaaggtcatcATGGGAGCCGAGCGCAAGAGCATGGTCAttggcgagaaggagaaggagatgacGGCCtaccacgaggccggccacgcCCTTGTGTCATTCTACCACGAGAGCGGCCCTAACAAGCTCTACAAGGTCACCATTCTACCTCGTGGCCAGAGTCTGGGACACACGGCCCATCTCCCCGAGATGGATAAGTATTCTTACACGACCAGGGATATGAAGAGTCTCATTGAGACTTCGCTTGGTGGAAAGCTTGCTGAGGAGCTGGTCTACGGCACCGACAAAGTGACAACGGGTGTCTCGAGT GACCTCAAAAACGCTACCAACCTGGCCTACCAGATGGTTGCTCTTTACGGCATGTCGGCCAGACTTGGCCCCGTGGAGTATGGCGAGCGTTACGACCAGCTCAGCGGAGagaccaaggccatcatcgagtcGGAGGTGCAGCGTACTCTGACCGAGTCTTATGAGAAGGTGCGCGTGCTGCTCacggagaagcgcaaggAGCTTGACCTCCTGGCCAAGGCTCTTGTCGAGTACGAGACCCTAGACAAGAACGAGGTGGAGAAGGTCATCCGcggcgagaagctcgtcggTCGTACGCCCATGCCCAAGGGCCCGATGAAGGTACCTGCCAGTGCGGCCGCCAATATCGGCCAGACGATACCGCCTCCGTTCCCTTCGCCTCCCGGACCCAACGGAGGCTctgcggcgccgccgcctccttcgccgccaccgcctgcCTCGACGGAAGGCATAGTTCCTGGACCAAACCAGAAGTCATGA
- a CDS encoding Putative NAD-dependent epimerase/dehydratase, NAD(P)-binding domain superfamily, which produces MTKILLTGGSGFIAAHILEQLLARGHSVVTTVRSEDKAQKIRDAHKDLDASRLAVAIVPDIAREDAFDEVVKTPGLEAVLHTASPFHFNWTDAKKELVDPAVVGTTAILRALKRDAPGVKRVVVTSSFASIIDEAKLEDPATVFTEKHWNPVTLEDIGRSPATAYRASKKLAEKAAWDFVEQEKPGFDLVTVTPPLVLGPVVHHFADLGSINTSNERVVDLVKGKWKDAVAPTGAAYLWIDVRDLALAHVLALEKAEAGGRRLFTTAGWFSNAEIAAVVRKNFPELKDRLPAEGTKGGELPPKDKVYGYDDSETAKILGIKWRTLEESITDLVKDIKGFGI; this is translated from the exons ATGACCAAGATTCTGCTGACAG GCGGCTCCGGCTTCATCGCCGCGCAcatcctcgagcagctcctGGCGCGCGGGCACTCGGTCGTCACGACCGTTCGCTCCGAAGACAAGGCCCAGAAGATCCGCGACGCCCACAAGGACCTCGACGCTtcgcgcctcgccgtcgccatcgtcccgGACATTGCGCGCGAGGACGCcttcgacgaggtcgtcaagacgcccggcctcgaggccgtgctGCACACGGCCAGCCCCTTCCACTTCAACTGGACCGACGCCAAaaaggagctcgtcgacccGGCTGTCGTCGGCACGACGGCCATCCTGCGCGCCCTCAAGAGGGACGCCCCCGGCGTCAAGCGTGTCGTCGTGACGTCGTCCTTCgcctccatcatcgacgaggccaagctcgaggacCCGGCCACCGTCTTCACTGAGAAGCACTGGAACCCCGTCACCCTCGAGGACATCGGCCGCAGCCCCGCGACGGCGTACCGCGCGTccaagaagctcgccgagaaggccgctTGGGACTTTGTCGAGCAGGAGAAGCCGGGCTTCGACCTCGTGACggtgacgccgccgctggtgcTGGGCCCCGTCGTGCACCACTTCGCGGACCTCGGCAGCATCAACACGTCCAACgagcgcgtcgtcgacctggtcaAGGGGAAGTggaaggacgccgtcgcgccgaCGGGCGCCGCGTACCTGTGGATCGACGTGCGGGACCTTGCGCTGGCCCACGTGCTGGcgctcgagaaggccgaggccggcggccgcaGGCTGTTCACGACGGCCGGGTGGTTCAGCAACGCCGAGATCGCGGCCGTCGTGAGGAAGAACTTCCCTGAGCTGAAGGACCGGCTGCCGGCCGAGGGGAccaagggcggcgagctgcCGCCCAAGGACAAGGTGTACGGGTACGACGACAgcgagacggccaagatccTGGGCATCAAGTGGCGGACGCTGGAGGAGAGCATCACGGACCTGGTCAAGGACATCAAGGGGTTTGGTATCTAA
- a CDS encoding Putative SPX domain, PLC-like phosphodiesterase, TIM beta/alpha-barrel domain superfamily has protein sequence MKFGRNLPRNQVPEWAAFYINYKGLKKLIKAAAQSAKDGEKVDLAEFFFALDRNLEDVDSFYNRKLSEAVRRLNLLRDRYGRVHDLVSNLDEDETEELMGALYEMRIMLRNLNWFAEINRRGFVKITKKLDKKLPDTVSQHRYISTKVDPLPFAKDTTGTRLLAEINKWISALGEARNVDDARSDRSVRSLGRVSSKAMLTLSQTLLDTLEQAIRNDDVESLKTGLKDGNVSGEQASQGLLLNMLQRSIAARSKACIAYLIDQLPSIHEPDDINERNCVHRLVIHIGRTKSSDPDNEPKSYPFPIGTQFTSHDLQPAVSQVVTPRALNQNEAKLLGKDDEAVQILMYLLDNLKPEHREALSARDSFGRLPLHYAARFGFVVVCQIIMAKMQEWGQFNVENGIDAPEWQDNDGYAPLHLSVVGGHPLTTKALLQGENWQGVSVKKAEMRRTVSKSGAVLAMATKSNYKVIVEMLVDAGVDINWQDKTGETALHLAARLGHDEIAKSLIKGTDEQKADLEIAENTYAWTPLHVAAVDGHLSVVQLLVDSGAVVAKADSSGWTAKEHAALRGHLDIARLLANQAESEIVQPTSSLKISNESSPRSSSPENTSSIDGRKSDGYVRPVEPVKTFGHRYLTDKSMVLVSLGSMDMRKNLEAVKLDRVPLTEAHLTELDTALSIVVSASGAQGEPTIVDLPVHETVSTEPIVFTAADPSQVKLMFDIVPTYSGNEKNKIGRGVALLSSIKPTLGTKRMNLQGDVCVPILANNLDVIGTVNFNFLVVTPFSHPNMEINSQQTYWKKLATTMVIGHRGMGKNMTSNKSLQLGENTVPSFIAAANLGAQYVEFDVQLTKDHVPVIYHDFLVSETGIDAPVHTLTLEQFLHINPDSNRTNGVNAVNERIEKVRNNAPGPRQRSLSMGYAGDSLNGGGLEERMKHTRDFKNKGYKANSRGNFIQAPFATLEDLFRQLPEHIGFNIEMKYPMLHESEEQEMDTYAVELNSFCDTVLSKVYDLAGNRHIIFSSFNPDICLCLSFKQPSIPIMFLTDAGTCPVGDIRASSLQEAIRFASRWNLIGIVSAAEPLINSPRLVKVVKESGLLCVSYGTLNNNPIMVQRQVKEGIDAVIVDNVLAIRKGLTTTEAEVLNGEVETSEEGSETGDSV, from the exons ATGAAGTTCGGCAGGAA CCTCCCCCGCAACCAAGTCCCCGAGTGGGCGGCCTTCTACATCAACTACAAAGGCCTGAAGAAGCTGATCAAGGCGGCTGCGCAATCGGCCAAGGATGGAGAGAAGGTGGATCTTGCAG AATTCTTCTTCGCCCTGGACCGCAATCTCGAAGATGTCGACAGCTTCTACAACCGCAAGCTTAGTGAGGCCGTCCGCCGTCTCAATCTGCTGCGCGACCGCTATGGCCGCGTCCACGACCTCGTTTccaacctcgacgaggatgagacCGAGGAGCTCATGGGCGCTCTCTACGAGATGCGCATCATGCTGAGGAACCTTAACTGGTTCGCTGAAATCAATCGCAGGGGCTTCGTCAAGATTACaaagaagctcgacaagaAGCTCCCTGACACGGTCTCTCAGCACCGCTACATCTCGACCAAGGTCGACCCGCTGCCTTTTGCCAAGGACACCACCGGCAcgcgcctcctcgcggaAATCAACAAATGGATCTCTGCGCTGGGTGAAGCTCgcaacgtcgacgacgccagaTCCGACAGGTCAGTGCGGTCGCTCGGCCGCGTCTCCTCCAAGGCCATGTTAACGCTGTCGCAAACCCTACTCGACACCCTGGAGCAGGCCATTCGCAATGACGATGTCGAGTCGTTGAAGACCGGCTTGAAGGACGGCAACGTGTCCGGTGAGCAGGCATCTCAGGGCCTGCTTCTGAACATGCTGCAGCGCTCCATTGCTGCGAGGTCCAAGGCTTGCATTGCCTATCTAATCGACCAGCTGCCGTCCATCCACGAGCCCGATGATATCAACGAGCGAAACTGTGTTCACAGACTCGTCATTCACATCGGCCGCACCAAGTCTTCCGACCCTGACAACGAGCCCAAATCGTACCCTTTCCCCATTGGCACGCAGTTTACTTCTCACGACCTGCAGCCAGCAGTCTCCCAAGTCGTCACCCCCCGGGCGCTCAACCAGAACGAGGCGAAGCTGCTcggcaaggacgacgaggcggtcCAGATTCTCATGTATCTCCTCGATAATCTGAAGCCCGAGCACAGAGAAGCACTCAGTGCGAGGGACTCGTTTGGGCGACTGCCGCTCCACTACGCCGCCCGATTCGGCTTCGTGGTCGTCTGCCAGatcatcatggccaagatGCAGGAGTGGGGCCAGTTCAACGTCGAGAACGGCATCGATGCCCCCGAATGGCAGGACAACGACGGCTACGCCCCGCTGCATTTGAGCGTCGTGGGCGGACACCCCCTGACGACCAAGGCTCTTCTCCAAGGAGAGAACTGGCAGGGTGTTAGCGTCAAGAAGGCAGAAATGAGACGAACCGTGTCCAAATCCGGCGCTGTtctcgccatggccaccaaATCCAACTACAAGGTCATCGTGGAGAtgctcgtcgacgctggGGTTGACATCAACTGGCAGGACAAGACGGGTGAAACCGCACTGCACCTTGCCGCGCGCCTCGGTCACGATGAGATCGCCAAGTCGCTGATCAAGGGCACTGATGAGCAAAAGGCCGATCTCGAGATCGCGGAGAACACGTACGCCTGGACGCCACTTCACGTGGCTGCCGTCGACGGTCACCTCTCGGTGGTCCAGTTGCTCGTCGACTCGGGCGCAgtcgtcgccaaggccgatTCTTCTGGCTGGACCGCCAAGGAACACGCTGCGCTGCGTGGCCATCTGGACATCGCCAGGCTCCTCGCGAACCAAGCCGAGTCCGAGATCGTCCAGCCTACGAGCAGCCTCAAAATCTCCAACGAGAGCTCTCCccgctcgtcgtctcccgAGAACACGTCGTCGATCGACGGTCGCAAATCCGACGGCTACGTCCGTCCTGTGGAGCCGGTCAAGACCTTTGGCCATCGCTATCTCACCGACAAGAGCATGGTCCTTGTCAGCCTTGGATCGATGGACATGCGCaagaacctcgaggccgtcaagctTGACCGCGTGCCCTTGACCGAAGCCCATCTGACCGAGCTTGACACGGCTTTGTCCATTGTTGTCTCGGCCAGCGGTGCCCAAGGCGAGCCTACCATTGTTGACTTGCCGGTCCATGAGACCGTTTCCACCGAGCCAATCGTGTTCACGGCGGCCGACCCCTCTCAGGTCAAGCTGATGTTCGACATTGTCCCGACTTACTCTGGAAATGAGAAGAACAAGATCGGACGCGGTGtggccctcctctcctccatcaAGCCCACTTTGGGCACGAAACGGATGAATCTCCAAGGCGATGTCTGTGTGCCGATCTTGGCGAACAACTTGGATGTCATTGGTACCGTCAACTTCAACTTTTTGGTCGTCACACCCTTCTCGCATCCCAACATGGAGATCAACTCCCAGCAGACGTACTGGAAGAAGCTAGCCACGACGATGGTCATTGGTCACCGCGGTATGGGTAAGAACATGACGAGCAACAAGTCTCTCCAACTGGGAGAGAACACGGTGCCTTCTTTCATTGCGGCGGCCAACCTTGGCGCCCAGTACGTTGAGTTCGATGTGCAGCTCACCAAGGACCACGTGCCAGTTATCTACCATGACTTCCTTGTCAGCGAGACTGGTATTGATGCCCCGGTTCACACCCTGACCCTGGAGCAGTTCTTGCACATCAACCCCGACTCAAACCGCACAAACGGTGTCAACGCAGTCAATGAGAGAATCGAGAAGGTTCGAAACAATGCGCCGGGTCCCAGGCAACGGTCTTTGTCCATGGGCTACGCCGGCGACAGTCTCAACgggggcggcctcgaggagcgcATGAAGCACACGCGGGACTTCAAGAACAAGGGCTACAAGGCCAACTCGCGTGGCAACTTCATCCAGGCGCCGTTTGCCACGTTGGAAGACCTTTTCCGCCAGCTCCCCGAGCACATTGGCTTCAACATCGAGATGAAGTACCCCATGCTCCACGAGagcgaggagcaggagatgGACACGTACGCCGTCGAGCTGAACTCCTTCTGCGACACGGTCTTGTCAAAGGTGTACGACCTGGCGGGCAACCGACACATCATCTTCAGCTCCTTCAATCCCGACATCTGTCTTTGCTTGAGCTTCAAGCAGCCGTCGATCCCCATCATGTTCTTGACCGATGCAGGCACCTGCCCCGTCGGTGACATCAGAGCCTCTTCGCTGCAGGAGGCCATCCGGTTCGCCAGTCGCTGGAACTTGATTGGAATCGTTAGCGCCGCCGAGCCTCTCATCAACAGCCCCCGACTGgtcaaggtcgtcaaggagaGCGGCCTCCTCTGCGTCAGTTATGGAACGTTGAACAACAACCCCATCATGGTTCAA CGTCAAGTGAAAGAGGGTATCGACGCGGTCATCGTAGACAACGTCCTCGCCATCAGAAAGGGTCTCACGACCACCGAGGCTGAGGTTCtcaacggcgaggtcgagaccTCGGAGGAGGGATCGGAGACTGGCGACTCGGTTTAG
- a CDS encoding Putative tetratricopeptide-like helical domain superfamily, with the protein MQALWSRAGQAHHCGCKACFNAAGGMMRQSATRATRRKPTFSEVFTACYTSIMGTAAVLDAQKKDERRKELDRQLEEARAEFRMLVENAPSHLPRERVPDACIAPSHLLLERAPAGSITNRYKGALRRYKKQPEEIAEFFDSLGPTPKWPRVSPRSRQVKDIWHQYRLEPQMNRSYTVVDTDYKLLARFIRSEEIMTRIQHRIPTTSQQLEVAERKMRQLVTSLLRAGEARKTHDEARSEKCDSKALRRVMDDLCKSEHPHYDVDLDPNTVSRCSADLNRSLRDIFEEAQPSDIQPTILKVCYNLLVASQPPTIHTYNTLINGFSSAGLHFLASRVVKAFLRSTVEPTQSTLVCLLNHFKEANDREGFYKIIERMTGKDRRGINIRRKFVEQVHATDSLHKWAMTKDIAVNRDYVIERAWFDVRVLTAIIEGMLRFGYLRYAADTMALGFNLGFVFSMQAIRTVLNACVLELDPKPAIVILKAFASRPSLIEARFSKESHRAYIARRVQSLLYICGMFGITPATVVPSVEAVPASMLLSERHKRGLNIARITRAVDESEIKLEFFRSSLAVILRFLADCQSGDKSPTPSGSHLRPRRRLTKAAIAAAPNLGNIEVAKGLETSEEVRETVTISNNDKTTDSRDKADDAWAGFKDHFEPARSKPAHGNLEAAAGF; encoded by the coding sequence ATGCAGGCACTTTGGTCCAGAGCGGGCCAGGCGCACCATTGCGGCTGCAAAGCCTGCTTCAATGCCGCCGGAGGTATGATGCGACAGTCGGCGACACGAGCGACGCGGCGGAAACCGACATTCAGCGAGGTGTTCACGGCGTGCTATACCTCCATCATGggaacggcggcggtccTGGACGCCCAGAAGAAAGACGAAAGGCGGAAGGAGCTCGACCGacagctcgaggaggcgaggGCAGAGTTCAGGATGCTCGTGGAAAATGCACCATCCCACCTTCCTCGCGAACGGGTGCCGGATGCATGCATTGCGCCGTCccacctccttctcgaacgGGCACCTGCTGGAAGCATTACCAACCGATATAAAGGCGCATTGCGGAGGTATAAGAAACAGCCAGAGGAGATTGCTGAGTTCTTCGACTCTTTGGGGCCTACGCCTAAATGGCCCCGGGTCTCGCCAAGGTCTAGGCAGGTGAAAGATATATGGCATCAATACCGACTCGAACCCCAAATGAATCGGTCATACACTGTTGTGGATACCGACTATAAGTTGCTCGCCCGTTTCATCAGATCGGAGGAGATAATGACCCGGATTCAGCACCGCATTCCAACAACATCACAGCAACTGGAGGTCGCGGAGAGAAAAATGCGGCAGTTGGTAACCAGTTTACTCCGTGCAGGCGAAGCTAGAAAAACACACGACGAGGCAAGGTCCGAAAAGTGCGACTCGAAAGCCTTACGACGAGTGATGGACGACTTGTGTAAGAGCGAGCACCCGCACTACGACGTGGACCTGGATCCCAATACTGTCAGCAGATGCAGTGCCGATTTAAACAGGTCCTTGAGAGACATCTTTGAGGAGGCGCAGCCTTCAGATATCCAGCCGACGATTTTGAAGGTGTGCTACAACCTTCTCGTCGCGTCACAGCCACCTACTATTCACACATACAACACTCTGATAAACGGCTTCAGTTCCGCCGGCCTTCATTTCCTAGCCTCGCGTGTGGTCAAGGCTTTTCTGAGATCCACGGTTGAGCCGACGCAGAGCACACTCGTTTGTCTCCTGAATCACTTCAAGGAGGCAAATGACAGGGAAGGGTTCTACAAAATCATCGAGCGCATGACTGGCAAAGACCGCCGGGGTATCAACATTCGGAGAAAGTTTGTTGAACAAGTGCACGCGACCGACTCGCTGCATAAATGGGCAATGACGAAAGATATCGCCGTCAATCGAGACTACGTGATTGAGAGGGCTTGGTTCGACGTTCGAGTTTTGACTGCCATCATCGAAGGCATGCTGAGGTTTGGCTACCTGAGGTATGCCGCGGACACAATGGCGCTGGGTTTCAATCTTGGATTTGTGTTCAGCATGCAGGCGATAAGGACAGTCCTCAATGCTTGCGTTCTTGAGCTGGATCCCAAGCCCGCGATAGTCATTCTGAAAGCATTCGCGTCCAGGCCCAGTCTTATCGAGGCAAGGTTCTCGAAAGAATCCCATCGGGCGTATATCGCACGACGGGTTCAGAGCTTGCTGTATATTTGCGGCATGTTCGGAATAACGCCGGCCACTGTGGTCCCAAGCGTAGAGGCTGTTCCTGCTTCAATGTTACTGTCCGAAAGGCACAAAAGGGGCTTAAATATCGCCCGCATTACTCGGGCAGTTGACGAGTCGGAGATCAAGTTGGAATTTTTCAGATCTTCACTGGCCGTCATACTAAGATTTTTGGCCGATTGTCAGTCGGGCGACAAATCACCAACACCGTCTGGCTCGCATTTGCGGCCCCGGAGACGTTTGACCAAGGCCGCgattgcggcggcgcccaACCTTGGCAACATCGAAGTAGCCAAAGGGCTCGAAACGAGTGAAGAGGTGCGAGAGACGGTAACTATCTCCAACAacgacaagacgacggaTAGCCGGGACAaagccgacgacgcctgGGCTGGCTTTAAAGATCATTTCGAGCCAGCGAGAAGTAAACCGGCTCATGGAAATTTGGAAGCTGCGGCAGGTTTTTGA
- a CDS encoding Putative CXXC motif containing zinc binding protein, producing the protein MFALALTAELNGVTNLRPDDSEGNPFWYTFKVQCTSCREVHDKPVGVSRFDNNDMSGSRGEANFVWKCKNCKRESSATIKAAPASYAQGEPAKQQKLLEFDCRGLEFTEFIPEGEWLAEGLDSGSKFSAIDLTEGEWYDYDEKAGEEVSIKDLKWEIKRA; encoded by the exons ATGTTCGCCCTTGCACTGACAGCCGAGCTCAACGG GGTTACGAACCTCCGCCCCGATGACAGCGAAGGCAACCCCTTCTGGTACACGTTCAAGGTGCAGTGCACGTCATGCCGCGAAGTCCACGACAAACCCGTCGGTGTCAGCCGCTTT GACAACAACGACATGAGCGGCAGCAGAGGCGAGGCCAACTTCGTCTGGAAGTGCAAGAACTGCAAGCGCGAGTCCTCCGCTACCATCAAGGCCGCTCCTGCATCCTACGCGCAAGGCGAGCCCGCGAAGCAGCAGAAGCTTCTCGAGTTTGACTGCCGTGGTCTCGAGTTCACCGAGTTCATCCCCGAAGGCGAATGgctcgccgagggcctcgatTCAGGCAGCAAGTTCTCCGCCATCGACCTCACCGAAGGCGAGTGGTACGATTATGACGAGAAGGCCGGAGAGGAAGTGAGCATCAAGGATCTGAAATGGGAGATCAAGCGGGCTTGA